In one window of Maribacter sp. BPC-D8 DNA:
- a CDS encoding type I phosphomannose isomerase catalytic subunit: MMNDFEQYAYIPLKQFSNRVWRTYEGGALIDKWKKDAPEVDGSMPEEWIMSTVTARGNGRPENEGLSLVETPSGTHSLKELVASNKELYLGKALADKFGTTGVLIKMLDSKERLTIQVHPDKEYAKTMLNSTFGKTESWYVLNKREINGEKSVIYMGFKEGVTKAQWETLFTNQDIEGMLNSLHKIEVNPGDAYMIYGGVPHAIGSGCFLMEVQEPTDYTMRVEKVTPAGLTISDELIHQGVGEQNMLDCFHYDGCSYEEALKRWKVSPKTIDTSDTHTLNTIFNETHTDCFGLSELDLNGSHNIKANGSFFVAVIYFGEGTIVCGGKEYSFAQGDEIFFSAAIDEVEFKSTIASKILLCYPPK; the protein is encoded by the coding sequence ATGATGAACGATTTTGAGCAATACGCATATATACCTTTAAAACAATTTTCTAACAGAGTGTGGCGAACTTATGAAGGAGGAGCACTAATTGATAAGTGGAAAAAAGATGCGCCAGAAGTAGATGGTAGCATGCCAGAAGAGTGGATTATGTCTACCGTAACTGCAAGGGGTAATGGAAGACCGGAAAACGAAGGACTCTCTCTTGTTGAAACTCCGTCGGGTACACATTCCTTAAAAGAATTGGTGGCCTCGAACAAAGAATTGTACCTAGGTAAAGCATTGGCAGATAAATTTGGCACTACAGGAGTCTTGATAAAAATGCTCGATTCTAAAGAAAGACTAACGATACAGGTGCACCCAGATAAAGAGTATGCCAAGACAATGCTGAATTCCACTTTTGGGAAAACCGAGTCATGGTACGTTTTGAATAAGCGTGAAATAAATGGCGAGAAAAGTGTCATTTATATGGGCTTTAAAGAAGGTGTTACAAAAGCGCAATGGGAAACGCTTTTTACAAATCAAGATATTGAGGGTATGCTTAATAGTCTTCATAAGATAGAAGTAAACCCAGGTGATGCATACATGATATATGGTGGAGTACCACATGCTATTGGTAGTGGTTGTTTTTTAATGGAAGTTCAGGAGCCTACAGATTATACCATGCGTGTAGAGAAAGTTACTCCTGCGGGATTGACAATTTCTGATGAATTAATACACCAAGGGGTAGGGGAGCAAAATATGCTAGATTGTTTTCATTACGATGGTTGTTCTTATGAAGAGGCATTGAAAAGATGGAAGGTGTCGCCTAAAACAATAGATACATCTGATACGCATACATTGAATACGATTTTCAATGAAACACATACCGATTGTTTTGGTCTAAGTGAACTAGATTTAAATGGGTCACATAACATTAAGGCAAATGGAAGCTTTTTTGTAGCTGTTATTTACTTTGGTGAAGGCACTATAGTATGTGGTGGTAAAGAATATAGCTTTGCCCAAGGTGATGAAATATTCTTTTCTGCAGCAATAGATGAAGTGGAATTTAAGTCTACTATAGCATCGAAAATCTTATTATGTTATCCGCCAAAATAA
- a CDS encoding Nramp family divalent metal transporter: MTTENMSFSGKFKKRLKDFGPAFFIIGYVVGTGSVTSMVVSGAKYGLSLSWALLLSCFFTYFLLVSISKLTIVSGNTLMFNFKKAFGKPLTIFIITALLVSIVSSCIGVMGVVAEVTMEWISVKTSISFLNKPVVSIFFIALLIGLFWTGKHENFIKAMSIMVGFMALAFIITSFMVVKEAGTSITEFFPELPKGDNNGLVIAGIVGTTMAGVCLASRSILVQEQNWGLKDLKTENKDAMSSMVMTFFISLAIMISATGTLYFKGAPVEDATDMMHALGPWAGDFALTLFTLGIIGAGLSSIFPNLLLFPWLVADYTGTERDMKKPLYKLIVVLVALSGLIVPILGGKPVWILIASQALSPFVMPLITLFLIILLNKESIMKEYKVGFGMNLALGATFIFNCYMLYVALNGFIDFIQ; the protein is encoded by the coding sequence ATGACAACAGAAAATATGTCCTTCTCAGGAAAATTTAAAAAACGTCTCAAAGATTTTGGTCCAGCATTTTTTATTATTGGTTATGTTGTAGGTACTGGTAGTGTTACCTCAATGGTAGTTTCTGGGGCCAAATATGGTCTTAGCCTTTCTTGGGCTCTACTACTCTCTTGTTTTTTTACGTACTTCTTATTGGTCTCTATTAGTAAATTGACCATCGTCTCTGGAAATACCCTAATGTTCAATTTTAAAAAGGCATTCGGTAAACCACTCACTATTTTTATCATTACTGCTTTACTCGTCTCTATAGTTTCATCTTGCATAGGTGTTATGGGCGTAGTAGCCGAAGTAACAATGGAGTGGATTTCAGTAAAAACTTCCATTTCATTTCTTAACAAACCTGTAGTTTCCATCTTTTTTATCGCTTTGCTTATCGGACTCTTTTGGACCGGTAAACACGAAAATTTCATAAAAGCCATGAGTATTATGGTTGGCTTTATGGCTCTGGCTTTTATTATTACCAGCTTTATGGTCGTAAAAGAAGCTGGCACATCTATTACCGAATTCTTCCCTGAATTGCCTAAAGGTGATAATAACGGATTGGTAATTGCCGGTATAGTAGGTACTACAATGGCAGGTGTTTGTTTAGCATCGAGAAGTATTCTCGTTCAAGAACAAAACTGGGGATTAAAAGATTTAAAGACCGAGAATAAAGATGCGATGTCTTCAATGGTAATGACCTTTTTTATAAGTCTTGCCATAATGATCAGCGCAACGGGTACATTATACTTTAAAGGAGCTCCTGTTGAAGACGCTACAGATATGATGCATGCATTAGGACCATGGGCAGGAGATTTCGCTCTTACCTTATTTACATTAGGTATTATAGGTGCAGGTTTGTCTTCTATTTTTCCAAATCTATTATTATTTCCTTGGCTGGTCGCTGATTACACAGGTACAGAACGCGACATGAAAAAACCACTATACAAACTGATTGTTGTATTGGTGGCACTGTCTGGTTTAATTGTTCCTATTCTAGGAGGAAAACCAGTTTGGATATTAATTGCTTCACAAGCATTAAGTCCTTTCGTAATGCCTTTGATTACACTGTTTCTAATTATCCTACTGAACAAAGAGAGTATCATGAAAGAGTACAAAGTAGGTTTCGGTATGAATTTGGCTTTAGGTGCCACTTTTATTTTCAACTGTTATATGCTTTACGTTGCGTTAAACGGGTTTATTGATTTCATTCAGTAA
- a CDS encoding RagB/SusD family nutrient uptake outer membrane protein has product MKTYKYLFLLIGLTIVGCSDLEEDPITELSPDSYFSALSLTEVEGFVAGSYAHMVHRNFMSREMTQALMFRSDMMAIGRTGAQERIDHDNFTVQADNGLIAGGSNVYWPKVYQIIGAANEAIKSGLSLTDVDEAERNEVIARARFARAFAYFHLVRQFGDIPYLDDTTILSEAAVAERTPAATVYESIIADFEFAKANLPNTQSSRAIPAKSAASAYLALVYLTLEEWQNSYDEAKEIINNEGTYNLGLEPNFQDLYDAIKIDQSLEPIFVLDFTGVSDGDQGRDYQVAFTGIRSDDQYDMGGGWSVEVPALKVFTSWDDLDYRKAVTFDATAVQGDEVVPYTNFTDADGRAVNRPHVGKYTRMASKLPQQDGNGRSSHSNYMMMRYAEVLMIGAEAANELGQSSDAEMWVNRVMERSRAGGVSWANGAEVTIAPSAVPADFSGLSQDDFRTRILDERRLEFAYEMKRWYDIARRKLGNDVFGADGLESEVSTESGVGPGPKSFDPAKDYLFPIPQSEIIINPNLTQNPGY; this is encoded by the coding sequence ATGAAAACATATAAATATTTATTCTTATTGATTGGATTAACAATCGTAGGATGCTCAGATTTAGAAGAAGACCCAATTACCGAATTAAGTCCAGATAGTTATTTCAGTGCCTTAAGCTTAACAGAAGTAGAAGGTTTCGTTGCTGGTTCTTACGCACACATGGTACACAGAAACTTTATGTCTAGAGAAATGACTCAGGCACTTATGTTTCGTAGCGACATGATGGCTATAGGTAGAACAGGTGCTCAAGAAAGAATTGATCATGACAACTTTACCGTTCAAGCAGATAACGGACTTATTGCTGGTGGTTCTAACGTATACTGGCCTAAAGTATACCAAATTATTGGTGCTGCTAACGAAGCAATAAAATCTGGTCTTTCATTAACTGATGTTGATGAAGCAGAAAGAAACGAAGTAATAGCTAGAGCTCGTTTTGCAAGAGCATTCGCTTATTTTCATTTAGTAAGACAATTTGGTGATATCCCTTATTTAGATGATACAACAATATTATCAGAAGCTGCAGTTGCAGAAAGAACTCCTGCTGCTACAGTATATGAAAGTATTATTGCTGATTTTGAGTTTGCTAAAGCTAATTTACCTAACACTCAATCTTCAAGAGCTATACCTGCTAAATCAGCAGCTAGCGCTTACTTAGCATTGGTGTATTTAACTTTAGAAGAATGGCAAAATTCTTATGATGAAGCTAAAGAAATCATAAATAACGAAGGAACTTATAACTTAGGTTTAGAGCCAAATTTTCAAGACTTATACGATGCTATTAAAATCGACCAGTCTTTAGAACCAATCTTTGTTTTAGATTTTACTGGTGTTTCTGACGGAGACCAAGGTAGAGATTATCAAGTAGCTTTTACTGGTATTAGATCAGATGATCAATATGATATGGGAGGCGGATGGTCTGTAGAGGTTCCTGCTCTCAAAGTATTTACCTCTTGGGATGATTTAGATTACAGAAAAGCAGTTACTTTCGATGCTACCGCTGTTCAAGGAGATGAAGTTGTGCCTTACACAAATTTTACAGATGCTGACGGTAGAGCTGTAAATAGACCACATGTTGGTAAATACACTCGTATGGCAAGTAAATTACCTCAACAAGATGGTAATGGTAGATCATCACACTCTAACTATATGATGATGCGTTATGCAGAGGTATTAATGATTGGTGCTGAAGCTGCAAATGAATTAGGACAATCTTCTGATGCTGAAATGTGGGTAAATAGAGTAATGGAAAGATCTAGAGCTGGTGGTGTTTCTTGGGCAAATGGTGCTGAAGTAACAATTGCACCTAGTGCAGTTCCTGCAGATTTTTCAGGACTATCTCAAGATGATTTTAGAACTCGAATCTTAGATGAGCGTAGGTTAGAATTTGCTTACGAAATGAAAAGATGGTACGATATCGCTAGAAGAAAATTAGGAAATGATGTTTTTGGAGCTGATGGCCTAGAGTCAGAAGTTTCTACAGAATCTGGAGTTGGACCTGGTCCAAAATCTTTTGACCCTGCCAAAGATTATTTATTCCCTATTCCTCAATCTGAAATAATAATAAACCCTAACCTAACACAAAACCCAGGGTATTAA
- a CDS encoding chondroitinase-B domain-containing protein, with the protein MKNILLAITVIIALASCTENTSKKGLVVNDISELNTAISKATPGDNILLADGIWKDAAIKFYGHGTEKEPITISAESPGKVFLEGNSFLELGGAYLNVSNLYFRNGYSPNGAIIRFMINEDSVANHCRVTNTVIKDFNQLNRYTNDRWIELYGKHNQFDHNYISGKSNDGETLRVFFTGNQHIDNHHQIVNNYFGPRPRKGGPRGETIRIGDSKTRFSPGYVNVSDNYFEACNGEVEIISDKTNFNSFNHNIFYKSEGSLVLRHSNYAKVNGNIFIGGDDSEFYGGIRVVNAGHWITNNYFYKIKGEEFRSPLAIMNGIPMTPLNRYLQVSDIVVAFNTWIDCTSPWQIGIGQNLESASVLPASEIRSAPPIRSIVANNLIYNSKADKKPVINHSEMEGILFKNNIIDNDGSVYSEYDVLQNGEVKMEQINEWLLAPTDFKDSISKMVYNGFDFAKIDKDLFGTLRSDKNSPGAIIDLSAAKKFVIEKKKYGPDWFSPEEEVYEPQIIKATAAQGELAKNIQQAHSGDIIELTDAVYQLNAPLAIDKSITIRSKDATTKAQLIFTNDKDSVAFKMKPTGNLRLEHIIIKGLDNQIAFAPLKTNMSSAYDLDLEDCEITDFAFILKAYKGSFANSISLKNTAFNNCLNGIVLAADEKGDYNAEMVTIDNCAFDNIGQNVIDFYRGGYDESTIGGYLTIKNSSFTNCGKNEKSDILLKTKGIINVLIADNTFKNNPVSYAALLWGEKNNHHENNSTINSGEIKVEEQQKLKILY; encoded by the coding sequence ATGAAGAATATTCTACTAGCGATTACGGTTATTATTGCACTAGCTTCTTGTACAGAAAATACCTCTAAAAAAGGTCTTGTTGTTAATGACATTTCCGAATTAAACACAGCAATATCGAAAGCTACTCCTGGGGACAATATTTTATTAGCCGATGGTATATGGAAAGATGCTGCCATAAAATTCTACGGTCATGGTACAGAAAAAGAACCAATTACCATTAGCGCAGAATCACCTGGCAAAGTATTTCTAGAAGGCAATTCATTTCTAGAACTAGGCGGAGCCTATTTAAACGTCAGCAATCTCTACTTTAGAAATGGCTACTCCCCTAACGGTGCTATTATTCGCTTTATGATCAACGAAGATAGCGTTGCCAATCATTGCCGAGTAACCAATACCGTAATAAAAGATTTTAATCAACTGAATAGGTATACCAATGACCGTTGGATAGAGCTTTACGGTAAACACAACCAATTCGACCATAATTATATATCCGGCAAATCTAATGACGGAGAAACGTTAAGAGTATTTTTTACAGGCAACCAACATATCGATAATCACCATCAAATTGTAAACAATTATTTTGGACCACGCCCTAGAAAAGGAGGTCCGAGAGGTGAGACCATTCGTATCGGTGATAGTAAAACCCGTTTTTCACCAGGCTATGTAAATGTATCTGATAATTATTTTGAAGCTTGTAATGGTGAGGTTGAAATCATATCCGACAAGACAAATTTCAATTCTTTCAATCATAATATCTTTTACAAATCTGAAGGTTCTTTAGTATTACGACATAGCAATTACGCCAAAGTAAATGGCAACATTTTCATTGGCGGTGATGATTCTGAATTCTATGGCGGCATTAGAGTTGTAAACGCGGGACATTGGATCACCAATAACTATTTCTATAAAATTAAAGGAGAAGAATTTAGGTCGCCACTTGCAATAATGAATGGTATACCCATGACACCTTTAAACAGATACTTACAAGTATCAGATATTGTGGTCGCTTTTAATACTTGGATAGATTGTACATCGCCTTGGCAAATTGGTATAGGTCAAAACCTAGAAAGCGCCAGTGTGTTACCTGCGAGTGAAATTCGCTCTGCACCACCTATACGATCTATTGTTGCGAACAATCTTATCTATAATTCGAAAGCTGATAAAAAACCTGTTATTAACCACAGTGAAATGGAGGGCATTTTATTTAAAAATAATATTATTGACAATGATGGATCTGTCTATTCAGAATATGATGTACTACAAAACGGAGAAGTAAAAATGGAGCAAATTAATGAATGGCTCTTGGCTCCTACAGATTTTAAAGACAGTATTTCAAAAATGGTGTATAACGGATTCGATTTTGCTAAAATTGATAAGGATCTTTTTGGTACTTTACGAAGTGATAAAAATAGCCCTGGTGCTATTATCGACCTTTCAGCAGCCAAAAAGTTTGTAATTGAAAAGAAAAAGTACGGACCAGACTGGTTCTCACCCGAAGAAGAAGTTTATGAACCTCAAATAATAAAAGCTACTGCTGCGCAAGGCGAACTTGCTAAAAATATTCAACAGGCTCATAGTGGCGACATCATAGAATTAACCGATGCAGTCTATCAATTAAATGCTCCGTTAGCTATAGACAAAAGTATCACCATACGTTCAAAAGACGCTACCACTAAAGCTCAATTAATATTCACGAATGATAAAGATAGCGTGGCTTTTAAAATGAAGCCTACCGGAAATTTAAGATTAGAACATATTATAATAAAAGGCTTAGATAACCAGATTGCCTTTGCACCATTAAAAACCAATATGTCATCTGCCTATGATTTGGACTTAGAAGATTGTGAAATAACCGATTTCGCCTTTATCTTAAAAGCTTATAAAGGTTCTTTTGCCAATAGTATTTCATTGAAAAATACTGCTTTCAATAATTGCTTAAACGGTATAGTTCTCGCTGCCGATGAAAAGGGGGACTACAATGCCGAAATGGTTACAATTGATAATTGTGCATTTGACAATATTGGGCAGAATGTTATTGATTTCTATAGAGGTGGTTATGATGAATCTACTATTGGCGGTTATTTGACAATAAAAAATAGCAGTTTTACCAATTGTGGAAAGAATGAAAAAAGTGATATCCTATTAAAAACCAAAGGTATCATCAACGTGCTAATTGCAGATAACACTTTCAAGAACAATCCTGTTAGTTATGCAGCTCTTTTATGGGGAGAAAAGAATAATCATCACGAGAATAATTCAACTATAAATTCTGGTGAAATTAAAGTGGAAGAACAGCAGAAACTAAAAATTCTATACTAA
- a CDS encoding cupin domain-containing protein, with product MKRFSEKYVITKDMEWEVLGGGVSRKFLGYDNQIMMVRVKFDKGALGAPHQHFHTQATYCVSGKFEFVIDGEKQIVEAGDGVYIEPNLLHSAVCLEEGELIDTFSPVREDFLSGVGPSYFGDKE from the coding sequence ATGAAAAGATTTAGCGAAAAATATGTCATTACAAAAGACATGGAATGGGAAGTACTTGGCGGCGGAGTATCAAGAAAATTCTTAGGGTATGACAACCAAATTATGATGGTTAGAGTAAAATTCGATAAAGGAGCATTAGGTGCACCTCACCAACATTTTCATACACAAGCTACTTACTGTGTTTCAGGTAAATTCGAATTTGTAATCGATGGTGAAAAACAAATCGTAGAAGCAGGTGACGGAGTTTATATTGAACCAAATTTGTTACATAGTGCGGTTTGCCTTGAAGAAGGTGAACTTATTGACACTTTTAGCCCTGTAAGAGAAGATTTCTTAAGTGGTGTGGGTCCATCTTATTTTGGAGATAAAGAGTAA
- a CDS encoding FadR/GntR family transcriptional regulator, producing the protein MKLEILTKNEHKELHNIIIANIRDLIINKNLEPGDKLPSERMLSEKFEVSRSNVREAIQKLEFYGILKSKPQSGTFVADIGQVAMNGMMDDILRLEDPDFKSLVETRILLELKTVRLAAKRRTDDDLKSMESALEAFKEKVLNKEDAVQEDLLFHLAIAQACGNSTINRMMLIITPEIINNFEKYHVCDKNQSEKRLKEHQDIFEAIKEQNTQKAKQMMKDHFVELYKYCYNL; encoded by the coding sequence ATGAAGCTAGAGATTCTTACAAAAAATGAACACAAAGAACTTCACAATATTATTATTGCCAATATTCGAGATTTAATAATCAACAAGAATCTTGAACCAGGCGACAAATTACCCTCTGAGCGTATGCTCTCAGAAAAATTTGAAGTTAGTAGAAGTAATGTTCGTGAAGCAATTCAAAAACTAGAATTCTACGGTATTTTAAAATCGAAACCACAAAGTGGAACATTCGTAGCCGATATTGGGCAAGTAGCCATGAACGGTATGATGGATGATATTCTTAGACTAGAAGACCCTGATTTTAAATCACTGGTTGAAACAAGAATTCTGTTAGAACTAAAAACAGTTAGACTAGCAGCAAAAAGAAGAACCGATGACGATTTAAAATCAATGGAATCGGCATTAGAGGCTTTCAAAGAAAAAGTATTGAACAAAGAAGACGCTGTTCAAGAAGATTTACTTTTTCACTTAGCAATTGCTCAGGCATGCGGTAACAGTACCATTAATAGAATGATGTTGATTATTACGCCAGAGATCATTAACAATTTTGAAAAATACCACGTCTGCGATAAAAACCAGAGTGAAAAAAGATTGAAAGAGCATCAAGATATTTTTGAAGCTATTAAAGAACAAAATACACAGAAAGCAAAGCAAATGATGAAAGATCATTTTGTTGAACTGTATAAATATTGTTACAACTTATAA
- a CDS encoding SusC/RagA family TonB-linked outer membrane protein translates to MNLKTKLGLLMMLLFNISLFAQDGYNLTGTVIDDTSMPVPGANVVIQNTTTGTSTDFDGNFSITVSNGDVLEFSSIGYATKAVNITGQQTLNVVLAEDASQLEEVVVVGYGSQKKSDITGSVSSVKSEELNAFPLASAEQALQGRAAGVVVQSNNGGEPGAPIAIRVRGNTSIGASSGPLVVVDGFVGATMPQPNDIESIEVLKDASATAIYGSRGSGGVVLVTTKKGRTGKISVEVNTAYSVQSTANRLDLLNADEFARYQQIINPAYEQGSANTDWQDVIYKTGSTANHQFSFSGGSENINFYASANYFKQEGIVTNSDFEKMTFLSNIDAQVTDKLKLGMNLFGSRDTKNGVLTQSTGETANGGGDDVISLAFRFAPDRGIYDEDGDFTQNSVGDGVENPWAVANELVNETKVDRYRTNLYANYDILDNLAFKTTFGYSTLNETVGSFKPQTFQLSTGFASLANRRTTNLLSENYLTYNAEIGKGNLTLLGGYSYQKTNTVRFSALTQELLSDDFLFYNLAAGEVQTRRVTSSISESEIQSQFGRLNYEYDDKYLLTATVRRDGASNFAENEKYAIFPSGAIGWKVSNEDFLKNSETISNLKLRASYGVTGNQAISPYQSLAELAVTPATAIETAPSVSVAQEANPDLKWESSYQTNIGVDLGLLNNKISLSLDYYNIDTKDLLLETATSPAYSGAVDLEVFSNVGEINNKGFEVTLSTRNISKENFSWTTDFNIATNKNEVITLNNGDIIDSAAPGYFSGKDTYILREGEAIGLFWGLDYQGVYQGGDLPAGTALKGGFSEAGDPLFRDVDGSGEIDTGDQTIMGDPNPDFTFGFTNNFRYKNLDLNIFFQGSQGGEILNLTNVQLFNGDSNTISDAFNAWSPTNTDSNIPSNKIRDREISSRFVEDGSYIRLKNIALGYTFPIDIVEKLGMDNLRISVSAQNLLTFTNYSGLDPEVSYFGSGGGSTGSGNVVQGHDFGNYPTVRSVNFALNLKF, encoded by the coding sequence ATGAATTTAAAAACAAAATTAGGATTATTGATGATGTTGTTATTCAACATATCATTGTTCGCACAAGACGGATATAACCTGACCGGTACAGTAATAGATGATACTAGTATGCCAGTACCAGGTGCAAATGTTGTTATACAAAATACAACAACAGGTACTTCTACAGATTTTGACGGTAATTTCTCTATTACAGTTTCTAATGGAGATGTTTTAGAGTTCTCTTCTATAGGATACGCTACTAAAGCAGTTAACATTACAGGTCAACAAACTTTAAACGTTGTTCTTGCCGAAGATGCAAGTCAACTTGAAGAGGTGGTTGTAGTAGGTTACGGTTCTCAAAAGAAAAGTGACATTACTGGTTCTGTTTCTTCAGTTAAATCTGAAGAATTAAATGCATTTCCATTAGCAAGTGCAGAACAAGCACTTCAAGGTCGTGCAGCAGGTGTTGTTGTTCAGTCTAACAATGGTGGTGAACCAGGTGCCCCAATCGCTATTAGAGTAAGGGGTAATACTTCTATTGGAGCAAGTAGTGGTCCATTAGTAGTTGTTGATGGTTTCGTTGGCGCAACAATGCCACAACCAAATGACATTGAATCTATTGAAGTATTAAAAGATGCTTCTGCAACTGCTATTTACGGTTCTAGAGGTTCTGGTGGTGTTGTATTGGTTACTACTAAAAAAGGTAGAACTGGTAAAATTTCTGTTGAAGTAAACACTGCTTATTCTGTTCAAAGTACTGCTAACAGATTAGATTTATTAAATGCAGATGAATTTGCTAGATACCAACAAATTATAAACCCTGCTTACGAGCAAGGATCAGCAAATACTGACTGGCAAGATGTTATTTACAAAACAGGTAGTACTGCTAATCACCAATTTTCTTTCTCTGGTGGTAGCGAAAATATTAATTTCTACGCTTCAGCTAACTATTTTAAGCAAGAAGGTATTGTTACTAATTCTGATTTCGAAAAAATGACTTTCTTATCTAATATTGATGCTCAGGTAACTGACAAGTTAAAATTAGGTATGAATCTTTTTGGAAGTAGAGATACTAAAAATGGTGTACTTACACAGTCAACTGGTGAAACTGCTAATGGTGGTGGTGATGATGTTATTTCATTGGCATTTAGATTTGCTCCTGATAGAGGTATATATGACGAAGATGGCGATTTCACTCAAAACTCTGTTGGTGATGGTGTTGAAAACCCTTGGGCTGTTGCAAATGAATTGGTAAACGAAACTAAAGTTGATAGATATAGAACAAATCTCTATGCGAATTATGATATTTTAGATAACCTTGCTTTTAAAACAACATTTGGTTATAGTACGCTTAACGAAACTGTTGGTTCTTTTAAGCCACAAACTTTTCAACTTTCAACAGGTTTTGCAAGCTTAGCAAATAGAAGAACAACAAACCTTTTAAGTGAAAACTATTTAACGTATAACGCTGAAATAGGAAAAGGTAATTTAACTTTATTAGGAGGTTACTCTTATCAGAAAACAAATACAGTTAGATTTTCTGCACTTACACAAGAGCTTCTTTCTGATGATTTCTTATTTTACAACTTAGCTGCTGGTGAAGTTCAAACACGAAGAGTTACTTCATCAATTTCAGAATCTGAAATTCAATCTCAATTTGGTAGATTGAACTATGAATATGACGATAAATATTTATTAACTGCTACAGTAAGACGTGATGGTGCATCTAACTTTGCTGAAAATGAAAAGTATGCTATTTTCCCTTCAGGTGCTATAGGTTGGAAAGTTTCAAATGAAGACTTCTTAAAAAATAGCGAAACTATTTCTAATTTAAAGTTAAGAGCTAGTTACGGTGTAACAGGTAACCAAGCAATTTCTCCTTACCAATCTCTAGCTGAATTAGCAGTAACACCTGCAACAGCTATCGAAACAGCTCCTTCAGTTTCTGTTGCTCAAGAAGCTAATCCTGATTTAAAATGGGAATCTTCTTACCAGACAAACATTGGTGTTGATTTAGGGTTATTAAACAACAAAATTTCTCTTTCACTTGATTACTATAATATTGACACGAAAGATCTTTTATTAGAAACAGCAACATCACCTGCTTATAGTGGTGCTGTTGATTTAGAAGTATTCTCTAATGTTGGTGAAATCAATAACAAAGGTTTTGAAGTTACTTTAAGCACTAGAAATATCAGTAAAGAAAACTTTAGCTGGACTACAGATTTTAACATAGCCACTAATAAAAATGAAGTTATAACACTAAACAATGGTGATATCATTGACAGTGCGGCTCCTGGTTATTTCTCAGGTAAAGACACTTATATCTTAAGAGAAGGTGAAGCGATTGGCTTATTCTGGGGTCTTGATTACCAAGGTGTTTACCAAGGTGGAGATTTACCAGCAGGTACAGCACTTAAAGGTGGTTTCTCTGAAGCAGGTGATCCTTTATTCAGAGATGTAGATGGTAGTGGTGAAATTGATACAGGTGACCAAACTATTATGGGTGACCCGAATCCTGATTTCACATTTGGTTTCACAAACAACTTTAGATACAAAAACTTAGATTTAAATATCTTCTTTCAAGGTTCTCAAGGTGGCGAAATCTTAAATCTTACTAATGTTCAGTTGTTTAATGGAGATTCTAATACAATATCAGATGCATTCAATGCTTGGTCTCCTACAAATACAGACTCTAACATACCTTCTAATAAAATTAGAGATAGAGAAATCTCTTCTAGATTTGTTGAAGATGGTAGCTACATTAGATTAAAGAATATTGCTTTAGGTTATACTTTCCCAATTGATATTGTTGAAAAATTAGGAATGGATAATCTAAGAATTTCAGTAAGTGCACAAAACTTATTGACTTTCACTAACTATTCAGGTCTAGATCCTGAAGTAAGTTACTTTGGTAGCGGTGGTGGAAGTACAGGTTCTGGTAACGTTGTTCAAGGTCATGATTTTGGTAACTACCCAACTGTTAGATCTGTAAACTTTGCACTTAACTTAAAATTTTAA